In a single window of the Pyrococcus sp. NA2 genome:
- a CDS encoding OsmC family protein produces the protein MERLEYKAELEWDGNVGSKVRVREFTFNIDTNTDGHNTGPNPTEYLLSAIGGCLIVNWGRLIKKMRLNVKGFKVEVKGWRTKDEPELKEITYRITILTNEPEKKILRVKELAEKYGTVFNTVGKEKIKGEVKIIRPEET, from the coding sequence ATGGAAAGACTTGAATATAAGGCTGAGCTTGAATGGGATGGAAACGTAGGAAGCAAGGTTAGGGTAAGAGAGTTTACATTTAATATTGATACTAACACTGATGGTCACAATACTGGTCCAAATCCAACCGAGTATCTACTTTCAGCAATAGGGGGTTGTCTAATAGTCAACTGGGGACGATTAATTAAAAAGATGCGTCTAAACGTTAAAGGCTTTAAAGTTGAGGTCAAAGGTTGGAGGACAAAAGATGAACCTGAGTTAAAAGAGATAACATACAGAATAACTATACTTACAAATGAACCAGAGAAAAAGATTCTTCGCGTAAAGGAATTAGCGGAAAAGTATGGAACAGTATTTAACACAGTTGGAAAGGAGAAAATAAAAGGGGAAGTTAAGATAATTAGACCAGAAGAAACTTAG
- a CDS encoding N-glycosylase/DNA lyase, whose translation MIAEIIREIGIEGARYMEENVDEQFKALKYLSSSIDTEMFIKLVIANSLVSYQLTGKGEGWWWEFAKYFSKVRVQGIYDAYSKFLPRSRFNRRLVQQKLSRIKKIEHFLNSLTLDELRGYYDDMITFWNLIARTLNVDKRSKTIVFAVKMFGYSARIAFSEFRPYPMEIPIPEDVRIIKVTSRLTREKPQVFWQKIARKSGVPPLHIDSILWPLIGGTKVDSAPEWLREKLLTLQRIINK comes from the coding sequence ATGATAGCGGAGATAATAAGGGAAATAGGAATCGAAGGAGCCAGGTACATGGAAGAGAATGTAGACGAGCAGTTTAAGGCCCTGAAGTACTTAAGCTCAAGTATAGATACAGAGATGTTCATTAAGCTCGTCATTGCTAATTCTCTAGTGAGCTACCAGCTGACGGGGAAGGGAGAAGGCTGGTGGTGGGAATTTGCTAAGTACTTTTCCAAAGTGAGAGTCCAGGGAATATACGACGCATACTCTAAATTTCTTCCAAGATCGAGGTTCAATAGAAGATTAGTTCAGCAAAAACTCTCTAGGATAAAGAAAATTGAGCACTTCTTGAATTCCTTAACATTGGATGAATTAAGGGGTTATTATGACGACATGATCACCTTTTGGAATCTAATAGCTAGGACTCTAAATGTTGACAAGAGATCAAAAACTATCGTATTTGCCGTGAAGATGTTTGGATACTCCGCTAGGATAGCCTTCTCTGAGTTTAGACCATATCCAATGGAGATTCCTATACCTGAAGATGTAAGGATAATCAAGGTAACTAGCAGGTTAACTAGAGAGAAGCCCCAGGTGTTTTGGCAGAAGATTGCCAGGAAATCTGGAGTTCCTCCCTTGCACATAGATTCAATACTCTGGCCCCTCATTGGAGGGACAAAGGTAGATTCAGCTCCTGAATGGCTAAGGGAAAAGCTATTAACACTGCAAAGGATTATTAACAAATAA